The genomic stretch CGCCCCCGGCGGCGATGGCTGTGCCAAAGTTTGTCAGCGTGGATGCGGCCACCGTCAATCCAGCGTCGTTATTGGTCGACACCGAGCCCAAGGCTGCTGTGTTGGCATCCGCAATACTCGATACCGTGAGGCCCTCGCCTGCGTCATCACCAATTTGGAAGATGGCACCGCTAAAAGAGCCGTCGAGTAGCTTTACACCGTTGAAGGAGGTCTTGTCGGCAATGCTATTGATCTCCGAGAGCAGCTGACTCACTTCTTGCTGCAGGGCCAAGCGATCGGAATTGGAATTCGTCGCGTTAGAGGACTGCACGGCCAACTCGCGAATCCGCTGCAAGTTATTGGTGACTTCATCTAAGGCGCCCTCAGCCGTTTGGGCCAGGGAGATGCCATCGTTTGCATTACGAATGGCTTGAGTTTCGCCGCGAATTTGGGTTGTGAAACGGGTGGCAATAGCAAGCCCGGCCGCATCATCTTTGGCGCTGTTAATACGCAAACCAGTCGACAGCCTTTCAATGGACGTCGCCAAACTTGCGGCAGTCTTAGAAAGATCTTTTTGTACCTGGAGGGCACTGATGTTGGTATTGATAACTTGCACGATTCCCACCTTGGAATGAACGAATGAGGTATCGCAGTGTCATGTCGGAGCATTCGCTGCGTTCCCCTTAGTTATCGACCTCGCTCAGCAAAACTTAAGCCCGTTTGAGCACTTTTTTATGCCAACAACGGTTCTTTGGCGAAGCCGATTCCTCGGGCGTTATCTGGGAGAGGAGTTATCTGGGAGAAGAGCGCACAGCGGGCGCATCATTAATAGCGTAGCCGTCAGGCAGTAGCACCCTGCCGATAGTCCCAGTACCGCACGGGGCCATGCTTGCCCCCGCCTTCAGCGTCAGCGCAAATAGTTAAAGAGGCTCTGCTGGCTCAAGCGCTGGAACACCGCGCGCGCGGCTTCAAGGCTGGCACTTTCCTGCGCAAGGCGTGTGGCCTCCTCGGCGACATCTGCATCTTGAAGGCGGCTAATGTCCGACTGCAGCTCGATCTGACGCAAACTCGCACTGTCACGGAAAGAATCCAAGCGATTCAGATCGTTCCCTAGGCGGCTACGCAGTCCCACGACTTTATCGATGGCTGCGTCTATCTCGAGGATGCCCTGGTCCAAGGCATCTCGCCTAGCCGCCCGCCCGACATCGTCAGTGGGGTTCGCTTCAACTTCCACGGCCAGGCTTTCAAATACTGCAGCCATATCTGTGGTTCCAGCTGCATCGACAAAAAGAGCTTGGGCATCAACGTTCAGGTTAAACACGCCGGCTGATCCGAGCTGAACCTGTGCCGGGGCCAATGGCGGATTCAGTACATAGCTCCCCGGCGCACCCGCAAAAGGCAAAGCATCGCCGGTACCGGAGAATAAAGGCCGACCTTCCACGTCGCGGCTATTGGCTAGGCCAACATAGGTTTCGGACAGGCCACGCAACTCCGCCGCCAGGATTGCTCGATCTTCCGCATTAAGTGTCGCATTCTGGCCTTGAACCAAGGTCTCTCTGAAAGCCTGCAGCACATCAGTCAAACCTCCCAACCGGGATTCTGCATTGGCCAGGCGTGACTCAATGACATCTGCCCCTTGCAGTTGTCCCTGCAACTCAGACAGACGAGTTTGTTGAGCAAGCACGGTTGCGGCGGCGCGTGGGTCTTCTCTGGCGTGCTCAAAGCGTAGTCCGGAGGAAAGCGCTTTTTGCGCCCCGAACTGCGCTTCACCACCCCGCTGCAAGGCACCAAGAACCTGGCGTTGGATCATGTTGCTGGTGATACGCATGGTCATTGAGATGACCTCCTAGCGGCGAACCGCAGACAAAATAGTGTCGAATAGCGAACCGGCAGTGGCAATAACCTGCGCTGCGGCCTGATAGGCCTGCTCGTAGCGGAGTAAATCGGCAGCCTCTTCGTCCAAGTTCACGCCTTGGATAGAATCTCGGCGATCCAAGGCGAAGTTCTCGGCTGCCCGGCTGCTATCCAAGCTTAGATTCGCACTGGCTGCAGACTGGCCAGTGCGCGCAATCCACAAGTTAGTGGCCGTGCCCACATCATCCTGGCCACCGTTGAGAAGTGGGCCGGAAATGTTTTGCTGCAACGCCAGTAGATTGGTGTTATCACCGCTATTGGCTGGACTCCCCGCCGCCGCAACCGACAGATCCTGCGCGTCTACATTCAGACTTTCGATACTGGACGCAGCAGCAGGCTGGATCACAAATCGATCTCCATTGGCGGGCGTACCCGCCAAGCTCAGAGCAATACCTGAGACCAGTAGCGGGTCCGCAATACTGCCGGTACCGCTTACCGTCAATGCGTTGCCGTCAGCATCACGGGCACTATAGGAACCAGCGTCGAAGCTGAGTTCAAAGCGTTGTGCAGGAATCTGGCTGACATCATCAATACTTGCGCTGAACACTGCCGTACCGGTGTTCGCCGCTCCGTCGGTAACCACAGCCTCGGGAACGCTAAACAAGGCAGGGCCTGGGTTACCATCCAAGCCAACACCAGCAGCCTGAAAGTCATTCAGCGTGATGGCGACACCGGCGGCAAGCTGACCCAAGCTGTCACGCGCGGCAGGAAGATCGTTTTGCAGTAGGTCTAAGTAGCCACGGATTTCGCCGCCCACCACACGTGGAGGCTGCACCACGCCGTCCACCGTCAGCTGCAGTTGTCCAGACTCGTCACGTGCCAAGCCAAAGTCCACGGGCTGCCCGGCTTGGAGCAAAGGCTGGCCATTGGCCAAGCCCAGTTGCAAGCTATCGTTCCGACCCACCTGTGCTTCAATGCCCAGGGTCTGGGAGAGATCCTGCAGCAACACATCACGTTGATCTAGCAGTGTGGCCCGGCCAGCATCCAGAGCGCCGCCAGTATCGAGCTGCCCTTGTACAACGGCCAATTGATCAAGCTGGTCTTGGGCTAACTGAACCTGAGTTTGCAAACTGCGGATGTTGTCTTGTTCTTCCGCCGCAAAGGTCGCATCGAGCCCGGCGACACGGGAGGAGAACTGCTCCAAAGCCGCCAGAACGGACTGGCGGGTGGGGATATCCGTTGGCTGGATGGTCAACGCACTCAGCGACTGTTGTAAATCCTGCAGCGGTGTGGCCAAGTTTGTGGCCGGATCCGACACTTGCGTGTCTAGTCGGCTCAGCGTGGTGGCGCGAACTTCAATTTGCGCCCGCTGGGCGGTTGCCTCGCGGGCAGCACTCAGCGCCGAATTGTCGGCATCACGCGTCAAAGACACAACATCAACGCCAGAGCCACCAGCGAGTTGGCCTATATTCACAGATTGCCGGGCATACCCCGGAGCATTCGCATTGGCGACGTTACGACTGACTGTGGTCAGCGCCGCTTGGTAGGTCGACAGTGCCGACCGACCGATATCAAAGAGTTGCGTCATCGGCAGATTCCTTCCGGCTCAAATCTGCGAGCCATGGAGAATCTGCAACTTGCAATACGCGTGCCGCGTAATCTGGATCTGTGGCGTAGCCGGCCTTGGCCAAGCCCTCAATGTAGGCGCGATCAGAGCCACCATGCTCCAATGCTTGGGCATACCGGGGCTGCGCACGCACGAAATGCACATAATCGGCCACGGCCTCCGCGAAGCTTTGATAACCACGAAATTCGGCCTGTTCGCTGCGCATCTGCCCGTTCTCATACTCCTGAGTTGTGGCCTGGACGGAGGCTCCAGCCCAACGGTCATGGCTTTTGACACCGAAGAGGTTATGGCTGCTCTGGCCAGGTTGTTGCGTTGGCATGTGCTGCCCCCACCCCGTCTCTAGCGCGGCTTGAGCCAGCAAGATACGAGGAGACACCCCCAAAGCATGGGCAGCCGGAGCAATGATGGGGTGCAACTTCTGTACAAAATCTTGGGGCGACCCAATAGCAGCATCACTCTGCTGCGTGTATTCGGCTAGCGCCATCGTTGTGGTGACATTCAAGGCTGCCCGCATAGGTGGCTGAAGGCCCACTTGCTCACGCCGCAGGTCCTGATTCAGACCGAACTCGGCCTTAGAGGACGATGCTCCTGTGGCCTGGGACAAAGCCGGTTGAAGCATCTGCGCCACCCCCAGGCCCCGACCAGCCGCCAAACTATCCGCCAACTCGCGTACCCACAATCCACGAACTTGTTCGGCCTGACCACTACCACCCATGCCGGCAAAATCCTCCGGTAAGGCCTCGTCTAATAAAGTTTTGATAAAGAGGGCTTCAAACTCTCGAGCGATGTCGGCCACTGGCTCCGTAGGCTTTGCCAGCGCTGCGGGGTTGCTAGCCGACTTAAGGGCTAACCCAGCATGACTGGCCTCAAGCTTCATTGCCGCCGCGCTGTGAATAACGATCGATATGCATAATTTAGCGGGGTCAGATCACAACCAATTCGGCGCGTAATGCGCCGGCCTGCTTGAGCGCTTCCAAAATAGCGACGAGATCCCCAGGAGCCGCTCCTACGCTATTGACCGCGCGCACGATGGAATCCAATGTCGTGCCGCCTTCAAGCACGAACATGCGGCCATCGCCCTCCTCCACCGCAATATCGGTGCGCGGAGTTACCACGGTTTGACCCTGGCCCAAGGCATTGGGCTGATCCACATCAAAGCGTTCGCGGATGGTCACAGACAAAGAGCCATGCGTCACCGCTGCGGGGTATACCTTCACGCTCTGACCAATCACCACGGTACCCGTGCGAGAATTGACCACAACCCGCGCGGGTCCCTGCCCTGGCGCAACTTCAATATCTTCCAGGGCCGCAATGAAGGCCACCATTTGATCGGCGCTTTTGGGCCCAGACACCGCCACCGTAACAGCGTCCACCGCACTGGCCAGACCAGGCCCCAAGGTATTGTTAATGGCGCGCACAATGCGCTGCGAAGTGCGGAAGTCGCCCTGGTGCAGGTTCAGGTGCACCATGTCATCTTGCATCAGTGCGTTGGGCGGGGATTTTTCCACCATAGCGCCGTTAGGAATACGGCCGGTGGACGGCACATTCAAAGACACGCGTGATCCGTCGCGCCCCTCAACGCCGAAGCCGCCAACCACCAAGCTGCCCTGGGCCAAGGCGTAAATCTCGCCGTCGGCCCCGCGCAGTGGCGACATCAGCAAACTGCCACCACGCAGACTACGCGCATTACCGAAGGAAGACACCGTGACGTCAATCTTTTGGCCGGGCTTGGCGAAGGCTGGGAGCTCGGCATGAAGCGCCACCGCTGCAATGTTATTAAGCTGCAGATTCAAGCCCTGCGGCAAGGTCACTCCCAGCTCTTGCAAC from Oceanococcus sp. HetDA_MAG_MS8 encodes the following:
- a CDS encoding flagellin, which produces MVQVINTNISALQVQKDLSKTAASLATSIERLSTGLRINSAKDDAAGLAIATRFTTQIRGETQAIRNANDGISLAQTAEGALDEVTNNLQRIRELAVQSSNATNSNSDRLALQQEVSQLLSEINSIADKTSFNGVKLLDGSFSGAIFQIGDDAGEGLTVSSIADANTAALGSVSTNNDAGLTVAASTLTNFGTAIAAGGVTINGVDIGAISAAGSTAERAGQLVDAINEVSQQTGVGASYDPATGDLTLNSDTTVTVAGTLDDATLSGFANAAIGSATTQTGIDTLTVANYAGAQTAMGLIDSALETINNTRANLGAVQSRFESTISSLQSSVENLSAARSRIQDADFAAETAELTRTQILQQAGVSMLAQANAAPQSVLSLLQ
- the flgJ gene encoding flagellar assembly peptidoglycan hydrolase FlgJ codes for the protein MKLEASHAGLALKSASNPAALAKPTEPVADIAREFEALFIKTLLDEALPEDFAGMGGSGQAEQVRGLWVRELADSLAAGRGLGVAQMLQPALSQATGASSSKAEFGLNQDLRREQVGLQPPMRAALNVTTTMALAEYTQQSDAAIGSPQDFVQKLHPIIAPAAHALGVSPRILLAQAALETGWGQHMPTQQPGQSSHNLFGVKSHDRWAGASVQATTQEYENGQMRSEQAEFRGYQSFAEAVADYVHFVRAQPRYAQALEHGGSDRAYIEGLAKAGYATDPDYAARVLQVADSPWLADLSRKESADDATL
- a CDS encoding flagellar basal body P-ring protein FlgI, which translates into the protein MWRIASLLVLAALLVVGPAQAERIKDLASVAGVRSNALVGYGLVVGLDGSGDRTNQTPFTNQSLTSMLQELGVTLPQGLNLQLNNIAAVALHAELPAFAKPGQKIDVTVSSFGNARSLRGGSLLMSPLRGADGEIYALAQGSLVVGGFGVEGRDGSRVSLNVPSTGRIPNGAMVEKSPPNALMQDDMVHLNLHQGDFRTSQRIVRAINNTLGPGLASAVDAVTVAVSGPKSADQMVAFIAALEDIEVAPGQGPARVVVNSRTGTVVIGQSVKVYPAAVTHGSLSVTIRERFDVDQPNALGQGQTVVTPRTDIAVEEGDGRMFVLEGGTTLDSIVRAVNSVGAAPGDLVAILEALKQAGALRAELVVI